Proteins from one Bacteroides zhangwenhongii genomic window:
- a CDS encoding MalY/PatB family protein — translation MNYNFDEIINRNGTDSVKWDGVEGRWGRNDLIPMWVADMDFRTAPFVIEALKKRLEHEVLGYTFACKEWAASIIHWLKERHGWSVTEEMLTFTPGIVRGLAFAIHCFTEKGDKVMVMPPVYHPFFLVAQKNEREVVFSPLVLRDGQYYIDFDRFRRDVQGCKILILSNPHNPGGRVWTKEELSQIADICQESGTLVISDEIHADLTLPPYKHPTFALTSEKARMNSLVFMSPSKAFNMPGLASSYVIIENEELLQRFRTYMEASEFCEGHLFAYLSVAAAYSHGTEWLDQVIAYIKGNVDFTENYLREHIPVVKMIRPQASYLIFLDCRGLGLNQESLNRLFVEGAHLALNDGTTFGKEGEGFMRLNVACPRATLEQALKQLERAVNNG, via the coding sequence ATGAACTATAATTTTGATGAAATAATAAACCGTAACGGTACGGATTCCGTAAAATGGGATGGAGTGGAAGGCCGTTGGGGACGCAATGACCTGATTCCTATGTGGGTAGCCGATATGGATTTCCGTACGGCTCCGTTTGTGATAGAGGCTTTGAAAAAGAGGTTGGAGCATGAAGTGCTGGGATATACATTCGCCTGTAAGGAATGGGCGGCTTCCATTATCCATTGGTTGAAAGAACGTCACGGATGGTCGGTCACCGAAGAAATGCTGACGTTTACTCCCGGCATTGTTCGCGGGTTGGCTTTTGCTATCCACTGTTTCACGGAAAAAGGAGATAAAGTGATGGTAATGCCGCCTGTCTATCATCCTTTTTTCCTTGTGGCGCAGAAAAATGAACGCGAAGTTGTATTCAGCCCGTTAGTATTGAGGGACGGACAGTATTACATTGATTTCGACCGTTTCCGCCGGGATGTACAAGGTTGTAAAATACTGATTTTAAGTAATCCTCATAATCCGGGCGGACGAGTATGGACGAAAGAGGAACTTTCGCAGATTGCTGATATTTGTCAGGAAAGCGGTACTTTGGTTATCTCCGATGAGATTCATGCAGACCTGACTTTGCCACCTTATAAACATCCCACTTTTGCTTTGACTTCAGAAAAAGCACGGATGAACTCACTTGTCTTTATGTCTCCGAGCAAGGCTTTCAATATGCCGGGACTGGCAAGCTCTTATGTAATCATCGAAAATGAGGAACTTCTTCAACGCTTCCGTACCTACATGGAAGCGAGTGAATTTTGTGAAGGCCATCTGTTTGCCTATCTGAGTGTGGCGGCGGCTTATAGCCATGGCACGGAATGGCTGGATCAGGTGATAGCATATATCAAAGGCAATGTAGACTTTACCGAAAACTATCTGCGGGAACACATTCCTGTCGTCAAGATGATTCGTCCGCAGGCTTCCTATCTTATCTTTTTGGATTGTCGGGGGCTGGGATTGAATCAAGAGAGTTTGAATCGCCTGTTTGTAGAAGGAGCGCATCTGGCACTGAATGACGGAACAACATTCGGCAAGGAGGGCGAAGGCTTTATGCGGTTAAATGTTGCCTGCCCGCGTGCTACATTGGAACAGGCATTAAAGCAGTTGGAACGAGCAGTCAATAATGGATAA
- a CDS encoding Cof-type HAD-IIB family hydrolase translates to MTKALFFDIDGTLVSFHTHRIPSSTIEALEAAHAKGHKIFIATGRPKAIINNLSELQKRNLIDGYITMNGAYCFVGEQVIYKNAIPQEEVKAMGDFCEKKGVPCIFVEEHHISVCQPNEMVKKIFYDFLHVDVIPTVSFAEATGKEIIQMTPFITEEEEREIRPSIPTCEIGRWYPAFADITAKGDTKQKGIDEIIRYFDIRLEDTMAFGDGGNDISMLRHAAIGVAMGQAEKDVKAAADYVTAPIDEDGISKAMKHFGII, encoded by the coding sequence ATGACGAAAGCTTTATTTTTTGATATAGACGGTACACTGGTCAGCTTCCATACTCACCGTATCCCGTCTTCCACTATCGAGGCTCTGGAAGCCGCCCATGCGAAAGGACATAAAATATTTATCGCTACCGGACGTCCGAAAGCCATTATCAACAATCTCTCCGAGCTACAGAAGCGGAATCTCATTGATGGATACATCACGATGAACGGAGCCTATTGTTTTGTCGGAGAACAAGTTATTTATAAGAACGCCATCCCCCAGGAAGAGGTAAAAGCAATGGGAGATTTCTGCGAAAAGAAAGGAGTACCCTGCATTTTTGTAGAGGAACATCATATTTCCGTTTGCCAGCCCAACGAGATGGTAAAGAAGATTTTTTATGATTTCCTACACGTGGATGTTATCCCGACCGTCTCTTTTGCAGAAGCGACCGGCAAGGAGATTATACAAATGACTCCTTTCATTACGGAGGAAGAAGAAAGAGAAATCCGCCCGTCAATCCCAACTTGCGAGATAGGCCGTTGGTATCCCGCCTTTGCCGATATAACCGCCAAAGGAGATACCAAACAAAAAGGCATAGACGAAATAATCCGTTATTTTGATATCAGACTGGAAGACACGATGGCATTCGGAGATGGGGGAAACGACATCAGCATGCTCCGTCATGCTGCTATCGGCGTGGCTATGGGGCAAGCTGAAAAGGACGTAAAAGCTGCCGCCGATTACGTAACGGCTCCGATCGACGAGGATGGTATCAGCAAAGCGATGAAACATTTCGGAATTATTTAA
- a CDS encoding tetratricopeptide repeat protein, giving the protein MSVDTNNAEFQDALNLIQYTRQSVFLTGKAGTGKSTFLRYVCENTKKKYVVLAPTGIAAINAGGSTMHSFFKLPFHPLPPDDPNLSLQRGRIHEFFKYTKPHRKLLEQIELVIIDEISMVRADIIDAIDRILRVYSHNLREPFGGKQLLLVGDVFQLEPVVKNDERDILNRFYPTPYFFSARVFGQIDLVSIELQKVYRQTDPVFVSVLDHIRTNTAGAADLQLLNTRYGSQIEESEADMYITLATRRDTVDSINEKKLAELPGDPITFEGVIEGDFPESSLPTSQELVLKPGAQIIFIKNDFDRRWVNGTIGVISGIDEEEETIYVITDDGKECDVKRESWRNIRYRYNEKTKEIEEEVLGSFTQYPIRLAWAITVHKSQGLTFSRVVIDFTGGVFAGGQAYVALSRCTSLEGIQLKKPISRADVFVRPEIVNFAGRFNNRQAIDKALKQAQADVQYVAAARAFDKGDMEECLEQFFRAIHSRYDIEKPVPRRLIRRKLGIINTLKEQNRRLKEQLQEQQERLRQYAHEYLLMGNECITQAHDARAAIANYDKALSLDPNYVDAWIRKGITLFNNKEYFDAENCFNTAVSLHPANFKAVYNRGKLRLKLENTEGAIADLDKATSLKPEHAGAHELFGDALIKAGKEGEAALQWRIAEELRKKKS; this is encoded by the coding sequence ATGAGCGTAGACACTAACAACGCAGAGTTTCAAGATGCCTTGAACCTGATTCAATATACACGCCAATCTGTTTTTCTAACCGGAAAGGCGGGTACAGGGAAATCTACATTCTTGCGTTACGTCTGCGAAAACACCAAGAAGAAATATGTTGTACTTGCTCCGACAGGTATTGCCGCCATCAATGCCGGAGGAAGTACGATGCATAGTTTCTTCAAACTGCCTTTTCATCCACTGCCGCCGGATGACCCGAATCTCAGTCTCCAACGGGGACGCATCCACGAATTCTTTAAATATACGAAACCGCATCGAAAGTTACTGGAACAGATAGAACTGGTGATTATCGACGAAATTTCAATGGTACGGGCGGATATTATTGATGCAATCGACCGTATTCTGCGTGTATATTCTCATAACTTACGCGAACCTTTCGGTGGAAAGCAGCTGTTATTGGTGGGTGATGTTTTTCAATTAGAACCGGTCGTAAAGAACGATGAACGGGATATATTGAACCGCTTCTATCCTACTCCCTATTTCTTCTCCGCACGAGTATTCGGTCAGATAGACTTGGTATCCATCGAGCTTCAGAAAGTATACAGACAGACCGATCCTGTTTTTGTCAGCGTTCTCGACCATATCCGTACGAATACGGCCGGAGCAGCCGATCTGCAACTGCTGAATACCCGATACGGGAGCCAGATTGAGGAATCGGAAGCCGATATGTACATCACTCTTGCTACAAGACGGGATACAGTAGACTCTATCAATGAGAAGAAGTTGGCGGAACTGCCGGGAGATCCAATCACTTTCGAGGGAGTTATCGAAGGAGACTTTCCCGAAAGCAGCCTGCCTACCTCGCAAGAACTTGTACTCAAACCCGGTGCCCAGATTATCTTTATCAAAAACGATTTCGACCGCCGATGGGTGAATGGAACGATCGGTGTCATATCCGGAATTGATGAGGAAGAAGAAACGATATACGTTATCACCGATGACGGAAAAGAATGTGATGTAAAACGGGAATCATGGCGGAACATCCGCTACCGTTACAATGAAAAGACCAAAGAAATAGAAGAAGAGGTATTGGGCAGCTTTACTCAATATCCCATTCGGCTGGCTTGGGCGATAACTGTTCATAAGAGTCAGGGGCTCACTTTCAGCCGGGTAGTCATCGATTTCACAGGTGGTGTATTTGCCGGAGGGCAAGCATACGTGGCACTCAGCCGGTGCACTTCTCTGGAGGGGATTCAGCTTAAAAAGCCCATCAGCCGGGCAGATGTTTTCGTCCGGCCCGAGATTGTGAACTTTGCCGGACGGTTTAATAATCGTCAGGCTATTGACAAGGCTTTGAAACAAGCACAGGCCGACGTACAATATGTTGCCGCCGCACGTGCTTTCGACAAAGGAGACATGGAGGAATGCTTGGAACAATTCTTCCGTGCTATTCATTCCCGTTATGATATAGAAAAGCCTGTTCCCCGTCGGCTGATCCGTCGCAAACTGGGTATCATCAATACGCTGAAAGAACAGAACAGGAGACTCAAGGAACAATTACAGGAACAGCAGGAGCGTCTGCGGCAATATGCTCATGAATATTTATTGATGGGTAACGAATGTATTACCCAAGCCCACGATGCGCGAGCTGCCATTGCCAATTATGACAAAGCGCTCAGCCTCGATCCCAATTATGTGGACGCCTGGATACGAAAGGGGATTACCCTCTTTAATAATAAAGAATATTTTGATGCGGAAAACTGCTTCAATACTGCCGTAAGCCTCCATCCCGCCAACTTCAAAGCTGTCTATAACCGGGGAAAACTCCGTCTGAAACTTGAAAATACGGAAGGGGCTATTGCCGATTTGGATAAAGCCACCAGTCTGAAACCGGAACACGCAGGCGCGCACGAACTTTTCGGAGATGCACTGATAAAAGCAGGAAAAGAAGGAGAAGCTGCACTGCAATGGAGAATTGCGGAAGAACTAAGGAAAAAGAAATCATAA